A section of the Pseudomonas flavescens genome encodes:
- a CDS encoding ATP-binding cassette domain-containing protein, with protein sequence MIRLLNLTLQRGPQRLLEDAELTLHAGHKAGLIGANGAGKSSLFALLRGELTPDAGDCLLPGDWRIAHMRQEVDNLERLAVDYVLDGDHNLRRVQAELATAEQRQDGSAIARLHSELDSADGYTADARARKLLAGLGFDNAQMDRRVGDFSGGWRMRLNLAQALMCPSDLLLLDEPTNHLDLDAILWLEGWLQSYPGTLLLISHDRDFLDAVVDHVAHVDQRKLTLYRGGYSAFERTRAERLAQQQQAYEKQQAQRAHMEKYIARFKAQATKARQAQSRIKALERMEELSAAHVDSPFDFVFREADKISTPLLSLSEGRLGYGDKTILQQVKLSLVPGARIGLLGPNGAGKSTLIKNLSAELQPLSGSLQRGENLVIGYFAQHQLDALDDKASPLLHLQRIAPTEREQTLRDFLGGFDFRGPRCDEPVLNFSGGEKARLALALIAWGKPNLLLLDEPTNHLDLEMRLALTMALQEFAGAVVVVSHDRHLLKSTTDEFLLVADGRVAPFDGDLEDYARWLVDYRQRQAAPAVATSAGSGNDKRGQRQAAAALRQQLAPHKKAADKLEAELGQVQGKLAELEERLGDSGIYEAARKDELRQALADQAGLKSREAELEEQWLEALETLETLQQELEAIG encoded by the coding sequence ATGATCCGACTCCTGAACCTTACCTTACAGCGTGGCCCGCAGCGTCTGCTAGAAGACGCCGAGCTGACCCTGCACGCCGGCCACAAAGCCGGTCTGATCGGTGCCAATGGCGCCGGCAAATCCAGCCTGTTCGCCCTGCTGCGGGGCGAGTTGACCCCGGACGCCGGCGATTGCCTGTTGCCTGGCGACTGGCGCATCGCCCACATGCGCCAGGAGGTCGACAACCTCGAGCGCCTGGCTGTGGACTACGTGCTCGACGGCGACCACAACCTGCGCCGCGTGCAGGCTGAGCTGGCGACTGCTGAACAGCGCCAGGATGGCAGCGCCATCGCTCGCCTGCACAGTGAGCTGGACAGCGCCGACGGCTATACCGCCGACGCTCGCGCACGCAAGCTGCTGGCCGGTCTGGGCTTCGACAACGCGCAGATGGATCGCCGGGTCGGCGACTTCTCCGGTGGCTGGCGGATGCGCCTGAACCTGGCCCAGGCGCTGATGTGCCCATCCGATCTGCTGCTGCTCGACGAACCGACCAACCACCTGGATCTGGATGCCATTCTCTGGCTCGAAGGCTGGTTGCAGAGCTATCCCGGCACCTTGCTGCTGATCTCCCATGACCGGGATTTTCTCGATGCCGTGGTAGACCACGTCGCCCATGTCGATCAGCGCAAGCTGACCCTCTATCGCGGAGGCTACAGTGCCTTCGAGCGCACCCGCGCAGAGCGTCTGGCTCAACAGCAGCAAGCGTACGAGAAACAGCAAGCGCAGCGCGCGCACATGGAAAAGTACATCGCCCGCTTCAAGGCCCAGGCGACCAAGGCCCGCCAGGCGCAGAGCCGCATCAAGGCACTTGAGCGCATGGAGGAGCTGAGCGCCGCCCACGTCGACTCGCCCTTCGATTTCGTGTTTCGCGAGGCCGACAAGATTTCCACGCCGCTGCTCAGCCTCAGCGAAGGTCGCCTCGGTTATGGCGACAAGACCATTCTGCAACAGGTCAAGCTGAGCCTGGTGCCGGGTGCCCGCATTGGGCTGCTCGGCCCCAACGGTGCGGGCAAATCGACGCTGATCAAGAACCTCTCCGCTGAGCTGCAGCCGTTGAGTGGCAGCCTGCAGCGTGGCGAGAATCTGGTGATCGGCTACTTCGCCCAGCATCAGCTCGATGCGCTGGACGACAAGGCCAGCCCCTTGCTGCACCTGCAGCGCATCGCGCCGACCGAGCGCGAGCAGACGCTGCGCGATTTCCTGGGGGGCTTCGACTTCCGCGGGCCGCGCTGCGATGAGCCGGTGCTGAATTTCTCGGGTGGCGAAAAGGCCCGTCTGGCCCTGGCGCTGATCGCCTGGGGCAAACCCAACCTGCTGCTGCTCGATGAACCGACCAACCACCTGGATCTGGAGATGCGCCTGGCACTGACCATGGCGCTGCAGGAGTTCGCCGGTGCAGTGGTGGTGGTGTCTCACGATCGGCACCTGCTCAAGAGCACCACCGACGAGTTCCTGCTGGTCGCCGACGGCCGCGTGGCGCCGTTCGACGGTGATCTGGAAGATTACGCGCGTTGGCTGGTGGATTATCGTCAGCGGCAGGCCGCTCCGGCGGTCGCCACTTCGGCCGGCAGCGGCAACGACAAGCGGGGGCAGCGCCAGGCCGCGGCTGCCCTGCGTCAGCAGTTGGCACCGCACAAGAAAGCGGCGGACAAGCTCGAAGCCGAACTTGGCCAGGTGCAGGGCAAGCTTGCGGAACTGGAGGAGCGGCTGGGCGATAGCGGGATTTACGAGGCCGCCCGCAAGGACGAGTTGCGCCAGGCGCTGGCCGACCAGGCCGGGCTCAAGAGCCGTGAAGCCGAGCTGGAAGAGCAGTGGCTGGAAGCGCTGGAGACCCTGGAAACCCTGCAACAGGAACTGGAGGCAATAGGTTGA
- a CDS encoding TIGR02444 family protein, whose protein sequence is MTADLWSFATTLYARPGVEAACLELQAAGADVCLLLCGLWLDRRGTPYDDALEGQLRRVSTQWQHDVVKPLRSLRQAWRTPAQQDTALAALRQQVKRLELDAEREQLKRLETLAQDRVRQPGSQQRLWLEALAVPAVQAREHLYGASLSHGLDQARL, encoded by the coding sequence ATGACCGCTGACCTATGGAGCTTCGCCACCACCCTCTACGCGCGCCCAGGCGTCGAAGCCGCGTGCCTGGAACTGCAGGCCGCCGGTGCGGATGTCTGCCTGCTGCTCTGCGGGCTGTGGCTGGATCGCCGCGGCACGCCATATGACGACGCTCTCGAAGGGCAATTGCGGCGAGTTTCAACGCAATGGCAGCACGATGTCGTCAAACCGCTCAGAAGCCTGCGCCAGGCGTGGCGCACACCAGCGCAACAAGATACGGCGCTCGCCGCGCTGCGGCAGCAAGTCAAACGACTGGAATTGGATGCGGAGCGGGAACAACTGAAGCGCCTGGAGACATTGGCTCAGGACAGAGTCCGGCAGCCGGGCAGCCAGCAACGCCTCTGGCTGGAGGCTCTGGCTGTGCCAGCCGTACAGGCCCGGGAGCACCTGTATGGTGCGAGCCTCAGCCATGGCCTGGATCAGGCTCGGCTATGA
- a CDS encoding polyhydroxyalkanoic acid system family protein — translation MAKITVDRPHNLGIEAARGKAEKLAERLAREYDVRYQWNGDTLEFKRSGADGRIEVSEDRVNLHLNLGLLLSVMSGKIKSEIEEVLDRELQA, via the coding sequence ATGGCCAAAATTACCGTCGACCGTCCCCACAATCTGGGGATAGAGGCCGCCCGGGGCAAGGCCGAAAAGCTCGCCGAGCGCCTGGCGCGCGAATACGACGTGCGTTACCAGTGGAACGGCGACACCCTCGAATTCAAGCGCAGTGGCGCCGACGGACGGATCGAGGTCAGCGAGGACCGCGTTAACCTGCACCTCAATCTCGGCCTCCTGCTTTCGGTGATGAGCGGCAAGATCAAGAGCGAAATCGAAGAAGTGCTGGATCGGGAGTTGCAAGCCTGA
- the ubiE gene encoding bifunctional demethylmenaquinone methyltransferase/2-methoxy-6-polyprenyl-1,4-benzoquinol methylase UbiE, whose protein sequence is MNDPRKNDGSEPTTHFGFQDVPESRKAEKVAEVFHSVAAKYDLMNDLLSGGMHRLWKRFTIELSGVRSGNRVLDIAGGTGDLARQFSRIVGETGEVVLADINASMLKVGRDRLLDRGVSGNIAFVQADAEKLPFPDNHFDCVTIAFGLRNVTHKDAAIASMLRVLKPGGRLLVLEFSKPKSSLLSKVYDTYSFNFMPLVGKLVTNDAESYRYLAESIRMHPDQDTLKAMMLDAGFDRVTYHNMTGGIVALHRGIKP, encoded by the coding sequence ATGAACGATCCGCGCAAGAACGACGGCAGCGAACCCACCACCCACTTCGGCTTCCAGGATGTTCCGGAAAGCAGAAAAGCGGAGAAGGTCGCCGAAGTGTTCCATTCGGTGGCTGCCAAGTACGACCTGATGAACGACCTGCTTTCCGGCGGCATGCACCGTCTGTGGAAGCGCTTCACCATCGAGCTGTCCGGCGTGCGCAGCGGCAACCGCGTACTGGACATCGCTGGCGGCACCGGTGACCTGGCCCGCCAGTTCTCGCGCATCGTCGGCGAGACCGGCGAAGTGGTGCTGGCCGATATCAACGCCTCGATGCTCAAGGTCGGCCGTGACCGCCTGCTCGACCGCGGCGTGTCGGGCAACATCGCATTCGTCCAGGCCGACGCCGAAAAGCTGCCCTTCCCGGACAACCATTTCGACTGCGTGACCATCGCCTTCGGCCTGCGCAACGTCACCCACAAGGACGCCGCCATCGCCTCCATGCTGCGCGTGCTCAAGCCCGGCGGTCGCCTGCTGGTGCTGGAGTTCTCCAAGCCCAAGAGCAGCCTGTTGTCCAAGGTCTACGACACCTACTCGTTCAACTTCATGCCGCTGGTGGGCAAGCTGGTGACCAACGACGCCGAGAGCTATCGCTACCTGGCCGAGTCGATCCGCATGCACCCGGATCAGGACACCCTCAAGGCGATGATGCTCGATGCCGGTTTCGACCGCGTGACCTACCACAACATGACCGGCGGCATCGTCGCCCTACACCGCGGTATCAAGCCCTGA
- a CDS encoding ubiquinone biosynthesis accessory factor UbiJ — protein MLTLALLAGVERGLNRVLALDSTALPRLARLNGRVIAVESRAPAFQLFILADGEGLRLASQWAGQIDCTLRAPASALLRLALARDKQAVLHAPEVDLDGDSGVLMELAGVLQDLELDWEYELSRWLGPIATPLLAGHLRSRTGWTRDNLHSLQLSLADYLSEESRTLVGRREAEARFAELDDLKLSLDRLDARIERLAQRHKPIA, from the coding sequence ATGCTGACCCTGGCCCTGCTCGCCGGCGTCGAGCGCGGTCTCAACCGCGTACTGGCGCTGGACAGCACCGCCCTGCCACGCCTGGCCCGGCTCAATGGCCGGGTGATTGCGGTCGAATCGCGCGCACCGGCATTCCAACTGTTCATCCTCGCCGATGGCGAAGGCCTGCGCCTGGCCAGCCAGTGGGCGGGGCAGATCGACTGCACCCTGCGCGCGCCGGCCAGCGCTCTGCTGCGCCTGGCGCTGGCCAGGGACAAGCAGGCCGTGCTGCACGCGCCGGAGGTCGACCTCGATGGCGACAGCGGCGTGCTGATGGAGCTGGCCGGCGTGCTGCAGGATCTCGAGCTGGACTGGGAATACGAGCTGTCGCGCTGGCTCGGCCCGATCGCCACGCCATTGCTGGCCGGTCACCTGCGCAGCCGCACGGGCTGGACGCGAGACAATCTGCACAGCCTGCAACTGAGCCTGGCCGATTACCTCAGCGAAGAATCGCGCACGCTGGTCGGCCGCCGCGAGGCCGAGGCGCGCTTCGCCGAACTGGATGACCTGAAACTTTCCCTCGACCGTCTCGACGCGCGCATCGAGCGCCTCGCCCAACGCCATAAGCCCATCGCATGA
- the ubiB gene encoding ubiquinone biosynthesis regulatory protein kinase UbiB translates to MKLLAVRRLLRILYVVIRYRLDDLLFALPLPFWLRAPRFLLPWRWVPRGKASLSRGESLRLALEELGPIFIKFGQLLSTRRDLLPPDIADELTHLQDRVPPFDPTKSIALIEEQLGVPVSQAFARFDTEPLASASVAQVHAARLKSGEEVVVKVVRPGLKPIIRADMAWLFLLAKLAERASAEARRLHPVDVVSDYEKTIYDELDLLREAANASQLRRNFEGSDLLYVPQVYWDWCRPKVLVMERIYGIQVTDLATLADQRTDMKLLAERGVEIFFTQVFTHSFFHADMHPGNIFVSTRTPWNPQYIAIDCGIIGSLTSEDQDYLARNLVAFFKRDYRKVAQLHIDSGWVPQETQVNDFEAAIRTVCEPIFERPLKDISFGLLLMRLFQTARRFNMEIQPQLVLLQKTLLNIEGLGRQLYPDLDLWTTAQPFLERWMRQRVSPRNLLHNLQSQVEQVPHLANMTRSLLERMAQPHANDPPPPWRERDSWTLRLIGAALIGGGVVLALGVANLSEPSLAWPAWLMTASGLYLILRR, encoded by the coding sequence ATGAAGCTGCTTGCCGTTCGTCGTCTGTTGCGCATTCTCTACGTGGTCATCCGCTACCGCCTGGATGACCTGCTGTTCGCTCTGCCGCTGCCCTTCTGGCTGCGTGCACCGCGCTTCCTGCTGCCCTGGCGCTGGGTGCCGCGCGGCAAGGCGTCGCTGAGCCGTGGCGAGAGCCTGCGCCTGGCCCTCGAGGAACTGGGGCCGATCTTCATCAAGTTCGGCCAGTTGCTGTCCACTCGCCGTGACCTGCTGCCGCCGGATATCGCCGATGAGCTGACCCACCTGCAGGATCGCGTGCCGCCGTTCGACCCGACCAAGTCCATTGCCCTGATCGAGGAGCAACTGGGCGTGCCGGTCAGCCAGGCGTTCGCCCGCTTCGACACCGAGCCCCTGGCGTCGGCCTCCGTCGCCCAGGTGCACGCGGCACGGCTGAAAAGTGGCGAGGAAGTGGTGGTCAAGGTGGTGCGCCCCGGCCTCAAGCCGATCATCCGCGCCGACATGGCCTGGCTGTTCCTGCTCGCCAAGCTGGCCGAACGCGCCTCCGCCGAAGCCCGCCGCCTGCACCCGGTGGACGTGGTCAGCGACTACGAAAAGACCATCTACGACGAACTCGACCTGCTGCGCGAGGCGGCCAACGCCAGCCAGCTGCGGCGCAACTTCGAGGGCTCGGACCTGCTCTACGTGCCTCAGGTCTACTGGGACTGGTGCCGCCCCAAGGTGCTGGTCATGGAGCGCATCTACGGCATTCAGGTCACCGATCTGGCAACCCTGGCCGACCAGCGCACCGACATGAAACTGCTGGCCGAACGCGGCGTGGAGATCTTCTTCACCCAGGTGTTCACCCACAGTTTCTTCCATGCCGACATGCACCCGGGCAACATCTTCGTCAGCACGCGAACGCCATGGAACCCGCAGTACATCGCCATCGACTGCGGCATCATCGGGAGCCTCACATCCGAGGATCAGGACTACCTGGCGCGCAATCTGGTGGCCTTCTTCAAGCGCGACTACCGCAAGGTAGCGCAGCTGCACATCGATTCCGGCTGGGTGCCCCAGGAGACTCAGGTCAACGATTTCGAAGCGGCGATCCGCACCGTGTGCGAACCGATCTTCGAGCGCCCGCTCAAGGACATCTCCTTCGGCCTGCTGCTGATGCGCCTGTTCCAGACCGCGCGGCGCTTCAACATGGAGATCCAGCCGCAACTGGTGCTGCTGCAGAAGACCCTGCTCAACATCGAAGGCCTGGGCCGCCAGTTGTACCCGGACCTGGATCTGTGGACGACCGCCCAGCCGTTCCTCGAGCGCTGGATGCGCCAGCGCGTCAGCCCGCGCAACCTCTTGCACAACCTGCAGAGCCAGGTCGAGCAGGTGCCGCACCTGGCCAACATGACCCGCAGCCTGCTCGAACGCATGGCCCAGCCCCACGCCAACGATCCGCCACCACCATGGCGTGAACGCGACAGCTGGACCCTGCGCCTGATCGGTGCAGCGCTGATCGGCGGCGGCGTGGTACTGGCCCTGGGCGTCGCCAACCTGAGCGAGCCGAGCCTTGCCTGGCCGGCCTGGCTGATGACCGCAAGCGGTCTGTACCTGATCCTGCGCCGATAG
- the hisI gene encoding phosphoribosyl-AMP cyclohydrolase — translation MNDWLDEINWNDDGLVPAIAQDHLTGRILMMAWMNREALALTASEQRAIYWSRSRGKLWRKGEESGHVQKLHELRLDCDADVIVLMVEQLGGIACHTGRESCFYRVFENGAWKTVDAVLKDPHTIYAPEHRHD, via the coding sequence ATGAACGACTGGCTAGATGAAATCAACTGGAACGACGACGGCCTGGTGCCGGCCATCGCCCAGGATCACCTGACCGGGCGCATCCTCATGATGGCCTGGATGAACCGCGAGGCACTGGCCCTGACCGCCAGCGAGCAGCGCGCCATCTACTGGTCACGCTCGCGTGGCAAGCTGTGGCGCAAGGGCGAGGAGTCCGGTCACGTGCAGAAGCTTCATGAACTGCGCCTGGACTGTGATGCCGACGTGATCGTGCTGATGGTCGAGCAGCTCGGCGGCATCGCCTGCCATACCGGGCGCGAAAGTTGCTTCTATCGGGTATTCGAGAATGGCGCGTGGAAGACCGTCGATGCCGTCTTGAAAGATCCGCACACCATATATGCACCGGAACACCGCCATGACTGA
- a CDS encoding phosphoribosyl-ATP diphosphatase, with product MTDTLKRLAEVLESRKGAAPDSSYVASLYHKGLNKILEKVGEESVETILAAKDAATSGDCSDLIYETADLWFHSMVMLAALDQHPQAVLDELDRRFGLSGHAEKAARSDSDSDSDSDTQ from the coding sequence ATGACTGATACCCTCAAGCGCTTGGCCGAAGTGCTGGAATCGCGCAAGGGCGCGGCGCCAGACAGCTCTTACGTGGCCAGCCTGTACCACAAGGGCCTGAACAAGATTCTGGAGAAGGTCGGCGAAGAGTCGGTGGAAACCATTCTTGCCGCCAAGGACGCTGCCACCAGCGGTGACTGCAGCGACCTGATCTACGAAACCGCCGACCTGTGGTTCCACAGCATGGTCATGCTGGCCGCACTGGATCAGCACCCGCAGGCGGTGCTGGATGAACTGGATCGCCGTTTCGGCCTGTCCGGGCATGCGGAAAAAGCCGCACGAAGCGACAGCGACAGCGACAGCGACAGCGACACTCAATAA
- a CDS encoding twin-arginine translocase TatA/TatE family subunit, producing the protein MGIFDWKHWVVILIVVVLVFGTKKLKNLGSDVGETIKGFRKAMNEDEGKPAEPQAQQPQQPYQQQAPLNQPHTVEGQASKVEEPLRKD; encoded by the coding sequence ATGGGCATTTTCGATTGGAAACACTGGGTAGTCATCCTTATCGTCGTCGTGCTGGTGTTCGGCACCAAGAAACTCAAGAACCTCGGCTCCGACGTCGGTGAGACCATCAAGGGTTTCCGCAAGGCGATGAACGAAGACGAGGGCAAGCCGGCCGAACCTCAGGCTCAGCAGCCGCAGCAGCCTTATCAGCAGCAAGCGCCGCTGAACCAGCCGCATACCGTGGAAGGCCAGGCCAGCAAGGTCGAAGAACCGCTG